One window of the Podospora pseudopauciseta strain CBS 411.78 chromosome 4, whole genome shotgun sequence genome contains the following:
- a CDS encoding putative secondary metabolism biosynthetic enzyme (antiSMASH:Cluster_2; SMCOG1001:short-chain dehydrogenase/reductase SDR; EggNog:ENOG503P07R; COG:Q), giving the protein MAPRSRIWLITGCSSGFGLELAKVAAARGDKVLAASRNPAKVDLSHKNITAVQLDHNKPLPDLKKAVAEIVNVHGVIDIVVNNAAYVQTGTLEEATPEETYKQFEANFFGPLNLYRAVLPQLREQGSGTLVTIGSMAAWYPMNSCNLYNASKAALRWAAIGLAEEIKDFGIKHTLIEPGFFRTSLLKPGANLSGTPASTRMKEYDEINAKADQAFKDFNGIQLGNPVKGAEVIYDVVTSTGVAEGRELPGFFALGSDATAEIGKALDKTREDLAEWREISKISDFPEGK; this is encoded by the coding sequence ATGGCTCCCCGCTCTCGCATTTGGCTCATCACCGGCTGCTCCTCCGGCTTTGGCCTCGAGCTTGCTAAGGTCGCTGCTGCCCGCGGTGACAAGGTGCTCGCTGCCTCCCGCAACCCCGCCAAAGTCGATCTCTCCCACAAGAACATCACGGCTGTCCAGCTTGACCACAACAAGCCCCTCCCTGATCTGAAGAAGGCTGTTGCCGAGATTGTCAACGTCCACGGCGTCATCGACATTGTCGTCAACAATGCAGCCTACGTCCAGACCGGCACCCTCGAAGAAGCCACTCCCGAGGAGACGTACAAGCAGTTTGAGGCCAACTTCTTCGGCCCCCTAAACCTCTACCGCGCCGTTCTTCCTCAACTAAGAGAGCAAGGATCAGGTACGCTTGTCACCATTGGCAGCATGGCCGCATGGTACCCGATGAACAGCTGCAACCTGTACAATGCCTCCAAGGCCGCTCTTCGCTGGGCAGCCATTGGTCTTgccgaggagatcaaggactTTGGCATCAAGCACACTTTGATCGAGCCCGGATTCTTCCGGACCAGCTTGCTCAAGCCAGGTGCCAACTTAAGCGGCACCCCTGCCTCCACCAGAATGAAGGAGTACGACGAAATCAATGCCAAGGCCGACCAGGCGTTCAAGGACTTCAACGGTATTCAGCTCGGCAACCCCGTCAAGGGCGCTGAGGTAATATACGATGTTGTCACCAGCACTGGTGTTGCCGAGGGCAGGGAGCTGCCTGGATTCTTTGCCTTGGGCAGTGATGCCACGGCTGAGATTGGAAAGGCTTTGGATAAGACTAGGGAGGATTTAGCGGAGTGGAGAGAGATTAGCAAGATCAGTGATTTCCCGGAAGGAAAGTAA
- a CDS encoding putative secondary metabolism biosynthetic enzyme (antiSMASH:Cluster_2; SMCOG1001:short-chain dehydrogenase/reductase SDR; EggNog:ENOG503PD8Q; COG:Q), producing the protein MAVARKVWLITGTSSGLGQAIARAALAKGDTVVATARDPRKISDLASAGAITERLDVTASDESLSETVNRIVSKTGAIDILVNNAGYILAGGVEEVSRDEVQAEFNTNVFGQLNVLRAVLPVMRKQKSGVVANLGSIGGWRGTPAAGLYCASKACAAIISESLRAEVAPLGIQVTVIEPGYFRTNFLAPGHKVWAKNKIEDIAPVVGATNDAFEAYDRKQPGDPEKAAQLIVEALTGTGRAQGRPLPARFSVGSDAYQIVSGILDSQKKELEEWKDLSTTTDHTD; encoded by the coding sequence ATGGCTGTCGCAAGAAAGGTCTGGCTCATTACTGGAACCTCCTCCGGTCTAGGCCAAGCCATCGCCAGAGCCGCACTTGCTAAAGGAGATACCGTCGTCGCCACTGCTCGGGACCCCCGCAAGATCTCGGATCTCGCATCAGCGGGCGCCATCACCGAGCGACTCGATGTGACAGCTTCTGACGAGTCCCTTTCTGAGACTGTCAACCGCATCGTTTCCAAAACAGGAGCCATCGACATTCTCGTCAACAACGCCGGTTACATCCTTGCCGGAGGTGTCGAAGAGGTTAGCCGTGACGAAGTGCAAGCCGAATTCAACACAAATGTCTTTGGCCAGCTAAACGTCCTTCGCGCCGTGCTCCCAGTGATGCGCAAGCAAAAGTCAGGAGTGGTTGCGAACCTTGGGAGCATTGGCGGTTGGCGTGGCACCCCTGCTGCCGGTCTATACTGCGCTTCAAAGGCGTGTGCTGCCATCATCTCTGAGTCGCTACGTGCAGAGGTGGCCCCCTTGGGTATCCAGGTGACAGTCATCGAACCTGGCTACTTCCGAACCAACTTCTTGGCCCCAGGACACAAAGTCTGGGCCAAGAACAAGATTGAGGACATCGCCCCGGTTGTGGGAGCGACGAATGACGCGTTTGAGGCATACGACCGCAAGCAGCCCGGTGACCCCGAAAAGGCCGCTCAGCTGATTGTGGAAGCCTTGACCGGAACTGGTAGGGCCCAGGGACGCCCACTGCCTGCAAGGTTCTCCGTCGGGAGCGATGCTTATCAGATTGTCAGTGGTATCTTGGATAGTCAAAAGAAGGAACTGGAGGAGTGGAAGGACTTGAGCACTACCACCGATCACACAGACTAA
- a CDS encoding putative NRPS-like protein biosynthetic cluster (COG:I; EggNog:ENOG503NYX6; antiSMASH:Cluster_2), producing MGIFEEREFVRPAFSPLPPQRRGGKPAKPDEISSLPGLIAFNAINNPNHIFSHQVECHRRDSNSNRERESYIIQPVTFAQLDRSIGACAEWLRASLQTGHADRSSSKTRPVALYMESDIGLFIHLSALLSLNIPALLLSARLGAHSILHLLQKTNAGTLLVSQRTEVISSEIARGPSAAKIITTEPYKVFLDSNGDTKTPVPEVGDESKLGHTALILHSSGTTGLPKPIPVPHRYLLGYAACHQFPSSEVPSWVNLSTLPLYHGFGLLAPALSLSVGLTCCLPPSSIIPAAKSTLEILQASKARSLMSVPSILQDIFSLPSVEEQSTAFALLRKMEFVAVGGGAMSPDVANSLVEKGVRLLNHYGVTEIGAIAPIFCPTPGTGYNHRYLRLRSDLGLELRPASPAAKSYRLIGYPCGWGGKHFEIQDDMQLNPDCDAGEGMEVRVLGRVDDVIVLKTGEKIMPRTLEDLLTGDANVKTAVCVGQGRFEMAVLVEPSPSATTDLEVLREQIWALVLEANETLDAHARVSSKHAIIFVTDGKTIPRSDKGSVMRRETAELFRAEIDAAYQAIDAEGSSDDGAVFDVDNVEDVLRMLLRDVVSPSFKAGSLKSEDDFFERGLDSLQSLKLARKITSSLRRSGNCQEESLTAEFVYRRPTLSLLSHAIRTLLVEGESTESLSKPNSRTDAMKALADEYIQRLDSSRPSTTSPLVVVMTGSTGSLGAHVLSRLSSFSSVTKIICLMRGSRAAASVSPLTDDPRKSYQTQTISSAGLPPLPEASWSKITFLDSDSKTHLPLDSLASEVTHILHLAWPMDFQLTLPSFRTHLDLLCDLLSLCQKASSLRPEVGVRMVFASSIAAVRYFDGDGPVPEGPVEADAPVKMGYAEAKWVCESVMKEAAEVFKSQGDKAESVTVRIGQLSGPADTDKKGGGLWKTGEHMPVLVKACQKLGVWPDLEGTVSWLPVDHAAQALTEMLLSPQVLPPFLHLENPIRQPMRDIIAIMGREMDVQPSRVDGTLVPFEEWLVLASKSGAISASLKDFFEQDFRVLGQGQIVLDTKLSRPVSKTLESESGVAKEVVEGYVRKWKATGFLE from the exons aagagagagagttTGTCAGGCCTGCCTTTAGCCCGCTTCCACCACAAAGAAGAGGTGGTAAGCCGGCCAAACCGGATGAGATCTCCTCACTGCCGGGGCTCATTGCATTcaacgccatcaacaacccaaaTCACATCTTCAGCCACCAGGTCGAATGTCATCGTCGAGatagcaacagcaacagggAGAGGGAGTCATACATCATTCAACCAGTCACGTTTGCGCAGCTGGACAGATCTATTGGGGCATGCGCAGAGTGGCTTCGTGCCTCGCTCCAAACTGGTCATGCCGACAGAAGTTCCAGCAAAACCCGCCCGGTGGCTCTTTACATGGAGAGCGACATCGGCTTGTTTATTCACCTCAGCGCCTTGTTGAGTCTCAATATCCCCGCTCTTCTTCTATCGGCAAGACTGGGAGCCCACAGCATTTTACATCTGCTCCAAAAGACAAATGCGGGCACTCTCCTCGTGTCACAACGCACGGAAGTAATCAGCTCCGAAATTGCACGCGGGCCATCAGCTGCcaagatcatcaccactGAGCCTTATAAAGTCTTTCTGGACAGCAACGGCGATACCAAGACACCTGTCCCCGAAGTGGGTGATGAATCCAAGCTGGGCCACACAGCCCTGATACTGCACTCATCAGGCACCACCGGACTGCCAAAGCCCATCCCCGTTCCTCACCGTTACCTGCTGGGATATGCCGCATGTCATCAGTTCCCGTCTTCGGAAGTACCCTCCTGGGTCAACCTCTCAACATTACCCTTGTACCACGGTTTCGGACTTCTAGCACCTGCCCTCTCGCTCTCGGTGGGATTGACATGTTGTCTGCCGCCCTCTTCCATCATCCCCGCTGCAAAGTCGACTCTGGAGATCCTTCAAGCGTCCAAAGCAAGGTCGCTGATGAGCGTCCCTTCAATTTTGCAGGATATTTTCTCTTTGCCATCCGTCGAGGAACAAAGCACTGCCTTTGCGCTGCTGAGAAAGATGGAATTTGTCGCTGTAGGGGGTGGGGCAATGAGCCCTGACGTTGCCAACAGCCTGGTCGAAAAGGGTGTTAGGTTGCTGAATCACTATGGTGTCACGGAAATAGGCGCCATTGCGCCCATCTTTTGTCCCACTCCGGGAACTGGATACAACCACCGGTATTTGAGGCTGAGATCTGACTTGGGCCTGGAATTGCGTCCCGCTTCTCCTGCTGCAAAGTCATATCGGCTGATTGGGTATCCctgtggatgggggggaaaGCATTTTGAGATCCAAGATGACATGCAGTTAAATCCTGATTGCGATGCCGGGGAGGGCATGGAAGTAAGAGTGTTGGGGAGAGTGGACGACGTTATTGTATTGAAAACTGGAGAGAAGATTATGCCGAGGACGTTGGAGGACCTTCTGACTGGTGATGCAAATGTCAAGACAGCCGTCTGTGTCGGCCAGGGTCGATTCGAAATGGCGGTGCTAGTTGagccctctccttctgccACCACAGACCTGGAAGTGCTGAGAGAGCAGATCTGGGCGCTGGTTCTGGAAGCAAATGAGACGCTGGATGCCCATGCAAGAGTGAGCTCCAAACATGCCATCATATTTGTCACAGACGGCAAAACCATACCCCGGTCAGATAAAGGCAGCGTTATGCGTAGGGAGACGGCGGAATTGTTCAGAGCGGAAATTGATGCAGCCTACCAGGCTATCGATGCAGAGGGATCAAGCGACGATGGAGCGGTTTTCGATGTCGACAACGTCGAAGATGTCCTCAGAATGCTCTTGAGAGACGTGGTCAGTCCGTCGTTCAAGGCAGGCAGTTTAAAGAGCGAGGATGACTTTTTCGAACGAGGTTTGGACTCGTTACAGAGCCTGAAGCTTGCAAGGAAGATCACATCTTCCCTCAGACGATCTGGCAACTGCCAGGAAGAAAGCTTGACGGCTGAGTTTGTGTATCGTCGCCCAACATTGAGCCTGCTTTCTCATGCCATCAGAACGCTATTGGTGGAGGGCGAGTCAACTGAATCTCTCTCGAAGCCCAATAGTCGAACGGATGCGATGAAGGCTTTGGCGGATGAGTACATTCAACGACTCGATTCTTCCCGGCCGTCTACCACCAGCCCACTCGTTGTCGTGATGACAGGAAGCACCGGTAGCCTTGGCGCCCATGTTTTGTCCCGTTTGTCTTCTTTTTCATCGGTAACAAAAATAATCTGTTTAATGCGTGGCTCTCGAGCAGCAGCTTCTGTGTCTCCCCTTACGGACGACCCTCGGAAAAGCTACCAAACGCAAACCATCTCGTCAGCTggtctcccccctctcccggAAGCCTCTTGGTCCAAGATCACCTTTCTCGACTCTGACAGCAAGACCCACCTTCCCCTGGATTCTCTCGCATCGGAAGTTACCCATATCCTCCATCTCGCCTGGCCCATGGACTTTCAGCTCACACTGCCTTCCTTCCGTACGcatcttgacctcctctGCGACCTCTTGTCGCTTTGCCAAAAGGCATCTTCCCTTCGACCAGAGGTTGGGGTGCGTATGGTCTTTGCCTCTTCGATTGCCGCTGTGCGTTATTTCGATGGCGATGGACCGGTGCCGGAAGGCCCTGTCGAAGCAGACGCGCCGGTCAAAATGGGGTATGCCGAGGCAAAGTGGGTTTGCGAAAGCGTAATGAAAGAGGCTGCCGAAGTATTCAAGTCACAGGGAGATAAGGCCGAGAGTGTAACTGTCAGGATCGGGCAGCTGTCAGGGCCAGCAGATACAGACAAGAAGGGAGGTGGGCTTTGGAAGACTGGGGAGCACATGCCGGTGTTGGTGAAGGCCTGCCAGAAGCTGGGGGTCTGGCCGGACTTGGAGGGG ACTGTATCATGGTTACCAGTAGACCATGCAGCCCAAGCCCTTACCGAGATGCTGCTGTCGCCGCAAGTCTTGCCACCGTTTCTGCATCTCGAAAACCCGATCAGGCAGCCGATGAGAGACATCATTGCAATCATGGGGCGAGAAATGGACGTACAACCAAGTCGAGTAGACGGAACACTTGTGCCGTTTGAAGAGTGGTTGGTCCTTGCATCAAAGTCTGGTGCAATCAGTGCTTCCCTCAAAGACTTTTTTGAACAAGACTTTCGGGTCTTGGGTCAAGGACAGATTGTTTTGGACACCAAGCTGTCTAGACCAGTGTCTAAGACACTGGAGAGTGAAAGCGGGGTTGCGAAAGAGGTGGTTGAAGGATATGTAAGAAAATGGAAGGCAACGGGGTTTCTTGAGTGA